GAGGGGTGAACGTCTCGCGCGTCGCCGCTCAGGCCGGGGTGTCCAGGCCGACGGTGTACCGCCACGTCGGCGGTTCTGCTGAGATCGTCCGTGGGCTGATAGCCCGGGAGGTGGCCAGGTACTTCGACGCCGTGTCACCAGTCATGGATCGGCCCGAGCCGATCGTGGAGCGGTTTGTGGAGGCACTGCGCTTCACTGTTGCCTTCGCCCGGGAGAACTCCGTCCTCCAGTCGCTCCTCACGGAGGAATCGGACACGGTGCTGCCCCTGCTGACGCTCGAGGCTCGACCGATCCTGGAGCAGGCGGTCGAGCTCCTGACCCCATACCTGTTCGCGGCGCGGCAGTCAGGCGAGATCCACGTCGACGACCTGCCTGCTGCTGCTGAATGGGCCGCGCGGATGACCCTCTCCCTGGTTCTGACCCCTCCCCTGACGGAAGGCGTGGATTCCGAGGCGCGGCTCCGTGGCTTCGTCACCGAGCTCCTCAGACGGGCCTACCCGGCGAAGGCTGCGAGACCCACACCGGCGGACAGCCAGCCATGACGGACCCCGTTGAGGACTCCGCGATGCCGACCACGACCGCCGATGTGGCGCCCACAGCGCTCATCGACTCCGACCATCCCGACATTCTGGCCTTCGTGAGGGACACGTGCGCCGGGACGACCGGGATCCACGAACGGGTCAACACCCTGTTCAGCGCGATTCGGGACGAGATCCGCTACAACCCCTACGTCGTCGACCTGTCGCTCGATGGCATGCGTGCCAGTTCGGTGCTGCGATCGCCACGCAACTGGTGCGTGCCCAAGGCCACGCTGTTTGTTGCCTGTTGCAGGGCGCTCGGCATCCCTGCCCGCCCGGGCTACGCCGACGTCCGCAACCATCTGTCGTCCCCGAGACTCACCGAACTCATGGGCACCCATATCTTCGTCTGGCACGGCTACACCGAGGTACTGGTGGATGACGTCCGGTGCAAGGCCTCACCGGCCTTCGACTCGCTGCTCTGTGAGCGCTTCGGCGTCCCACCGCTGGAGTTCGACGGTCGTGAGGACGCGCTCCTGCATGCCTTCGACGGGTCGGGCCGGCGGCACATGGAGTACATCAACGACCACGGGACGTACCAGGAGGTTCCCATTGCGCGCATCACGCGGGCGCTTTCCCAGGCCTACCCGTCGATGGCGGGGATCCTGCGCGCCCCCGACGCCGCGCACGCCGTTGATGAGGAGAAGGCCCGGAGCACCGATCCGGTCTGGGATCACACCGGGCTCGGGCGTGGAGCCGACGGCGACGCGCGATGAGGTTGATGATCGCCCCGTTCCGGGCAGCGGCACGCAGTGCAAGTGCACGCGGTCGAATGCTCCTAGCGTCAGTCCCATGGATCGCACCGACGATGATCGCTCCAAAGAGGCCGGACCATCGACCGTCCGGTCCGGACCGGTGCCACCGCTCGCCGGGCTGAGGGCTATCGACCTCTCACAGGTGCTGGCAGGTCCGTACGCGACGTGGGCGCTCGCCCAGCTGGGGGCAGAGGTCATCAAGGTCGAACCGCCGGGAGGTGACGCTTCCATGCAGGTGGGCCCGTTCGTGCGCGGAACGTCCCTGTATCACCGAACAGTAAATGCTGGCAAGGTGATCCTCACCGAGGACCTCAGCACCCAGAGCGGCCGGAAGCATCTCGATGACTTGCTGAGCACGGCCGACATCCTGATCCACAACCTCCGCGCGGACAGCGCGGAGCGGCTCGGCGTCGCGCCGAGGCAGTTGTCCGTCCGGCATCCGAGGCTGGTGATGGTCACCATCGCGGGGTTCGCGGACGGCACACCAGAGGGTGGTCGGCCAGCCTACGACCTGGTCATCCAGGCGCTGTCAGGGATCATGTCGCTGACGGGCAACCCGGATCAGCCCCCGTTTCGGGCCGGAGTTCCCGTCAGCGACCTGGCCGCGGGCCTTTGGGCCGCAATTGGGGCCCTGGCTGGCCTGCGGCACAGGGACATCAGCGGAGACGGCGGGCATCTTGAGGTGCCGATGCTGGACGCGAGCCTGTCGTTGCTGAGCTACATAGGCACCGACGCGGCGACAACGGGGAACACGCCGGTACGGATCGGCAACCAACACCCAGCTGTGGTGCCCTATGGCTCCTACGAAGCAGCGGATGGTCATGTCGTCATCGCGGTGTACAGCGACAGGTTCTGGCCCTCCCTGTGCCATGCGCTGGAACTCCGAGCGCTGAAGGAGGACAGTGCACTGAATCGCATGGCCGGCCGAGTCGCCCGGCGTGAGGAGGTCAACGCCGCCATTCAAGGAGCCATCGCTGGCCGGACCCGTGCGGCGGTTCTGGCCGTGCTCGAGGCTCACGACGTGCCGTGCGCTCCGGTCCTCGAGGTGGACGAAGCGTTGGCAACGCCCTACGTGAGGGGGCGCGCAGTCGTCCGGGACGTCGAGGAGAACTCCGTTGCCTACCGAACCATTGCAGCGCCAATAAAGGGTATCAAGAGGTCCGACGGATGAGCACGGCCTGATCCTTCGGCGCGGGCATCGATCCGCCGCTTGCGACCTCCTCGCCGGAGCAGCACAGCGCTGCTGCCTCGACAGCCTCGCGGCCTGTTCGGGGTCCATCGCTGCGGCGAGCAACGCGAGCGCCTCGGCGTGCCTGAGGTCCCGCAAGCGCCACCAGGGCTGCTGTGAAGCACTCCCTGACCGCCTGCCGGAGTCATCGGATCTGACGGGTTCGTTCCCAGACCATGGTCATGTGGGCGCGTGCCAGCACGTGGGTGGACTCGACGCGCCAAAGGTCGCTCACGAGACCGCGATGGGGCGATGGAGATGGCCGTCGGTGCGCACGGCGTCGGTCAGGACCGAGCACCGGACCTGTCGGACTTCCCGCGCGATTGTCGGCGGCTATGAGAACCCTCCCAGTTGGCGGACACGAGAAGTCCCCATCGGTGGTCACAAGAACGTCCCCAGGGGCGGCCATCAGTTCTCCCCATCCGTTGATCGATGCCCGCCGCCGGGGTTGGCCTGGCCGGTTGTGGCGCCCCTCCTGAGTTCACTGCGCGTCATCCACGACAGCCCAGGTTCCTCAGGAGGGACAAGTTGAAGGATGGCAAAGAAGTGACTGAGATTCGGGAGCCGTTCGACCTCACCGGGTCCTACCGGGCGGCCGGCGCGCTGGCCGGTTGTGACCCACCACACCGTGGCCCATCACGTCGCCCGCCGCGACGCCGGTCTGCCACCGGGCCATGCCGGGTTCGACCGGCCCCGCAAGACCGACGACTACGCGGCGCTGATCGGCCAGTGGGTCGAGGCATCGCACGGCAAGAGGCCCGCGCCGACGTGGCGCACCGCGAGCTGGTCGCGATGGGCTATGACGGGTCGGAAGGCACGACCCGCCGCGTGGTCGCCGCAGCGAAGGAGTCGTGGGAGGCCGGCAACCGCCGCACCTACATGCCGTGGATCCCCGAACCGGGGTCGTGGTTGCAGTTCGACTTCGGCGACGGCCCGGCCGTCGGCGGCCGACGGACGTGGCTGTTCTGCCCCTGGTTGGCGTGGTCACGGTTCCGGGTCGTCGTCCCGATCCTGGACAAGACCGTCGCTACGGTCATCAGCTGTCTGGATGTGAGTGCAGCACCTCAGCCGGCCCGGCCCTCGTCATGCCGGGGCAGGGCGACGGTCAGGACGGACGTGGTGGCCCGTCTACACGTCGGCCGTGTCGTAGGTGGCACCGACCATTCGCGCCAGAGAGTCCAGGTAGATGATGCGTCGCCGTCCGTGCATCCGTGTGCGCAGGGTGCCGTCGGCCATGCGTCGACGGATCGTCCGCTCCCCGAACTGGGTGATGTCGACGGCCTGGAGAACGGTGACGCACTCGGCCACGGGGCGCTCCTCGACGGCGGGGACCCGCGTGAGCGTGACCTCCTGGGGGCCGCATGCAGGCCCGTGCGGGGCGGGCTTGCGTGGGGATGAACTGGAACGGGCGTCTGTGGGGGGCGACATCTTGCGCGGAGCATAGCTGTATCACTCTGTCCTGTCCACTGCGAACAAACGATGGCATGCCGCGGCATGCTGTGGCAGGCTGTAGGCATGGCATCAGCTCCGAACGAATCTGCGACCAGCGTTCCGGTGAAGGGGGACGATCCGCGCCTGGACGACTGGCAGCGTCTCGGCTGGGCCAGCCGCGAGGCGTTCGCGGCCGCGCTTGTCCAGGCGGACGCAGAGGAACTGGCGACAAACAACCGACGGAGACAACTCCTCCGGGACGCCAGGCACAAGCGCGGCCTAAGCCTTGTGAAGGCCGGAGACCTCGCGGACGTCTCCTCGACGACCTGGTCTCGCTACGAACAGGGTCACACTCGTGCGTACGGATCCACCCTCGACCGCATGCGACGCGCAGTCGGCATCCCCAAGCACGTCTGGGACGACCTCGAGTACGACGTGGCCCGCTACACCATCGAGATCGACGGAGAGGAACTGCTGCTGTTGGACCAGGAGCACGATCGTGTTTGGGAAGAGCAACGGCAGCTGATCGTCCGGGCGCTCGCGGGGCACGCGACGTCGGCCACCGACGCCCATGGGGACCTCATGTTCCGGGGGTCCCCGGACCGGCGGCGCGTCCTCGACGTCCTCGACAACGCGACCACGGCACAGGTGTCCCTGATCGCCGGGCTCGCCGAGGAGGTGATCCGGCATGGCTAACGCCCCAGGCGGGATCAACAAGCGCTCGGACGGCCGCTGGTCAGTCACCTGGTACGACAGCAGGGGACGCCGACGGGTGACCACCCGGCCAACACGGACCGAGGCCTACAGCACCTGGCGGCAACGTCAGTACGACGTCGCCCGGAAGGTGGAGCGCCACACCGACCCGACCGTCCGCGAGCTGGTCGACGACTGGCTCGCAGACCTGGAACGCCGCCGCGCACCGGCGGCCAATGCCCGCGCCAACTACGCGGGCCGTTGTGCGCTGATCCCGGACTCACTGGCGAGGATGCGTGTCTCCGAAGTCCACCCGCGCGACGTTCAGGGGGCTCTCGACGAGGTCCTTGCCCGACCGACCCGTTTCGGGAAGCCGAGGTCCAGGCAGACCGTCCAGCAACTCCGCGGGCACCTCAACGCTGCCTGGACCTACGCCAGGGCGATGCGGATCACCGTCGACGATCCCGTTCGTGACACCTACGTACCACCACCCGGCGACGACACCGACTCCGAACGTCAGACCGTCGACCCGCTTGAACTGGACGACGCCAAGGCCATCATCGACGCGCTGGACGGCCATCGCCTGCAGACCATGGTGATGGTCGGCATGACCGTCGGCCCTCGGCTGGGTGAGCTGGTTGGGGCAAGGTGGTGCCAGCTCGACCTCCTCGACGAACTCAGCGACGACGAGCTGAGCGAACTCGACATCGACAGGGCCGACCGTGTCCCGACGATGACCATCGACACACAGATCACACGCGATCAGAACGGCAGGATCCACCGGAAGCTGCCCAAGGGCCGCAAGACGCGCGTCGTCGCCCTCCCGATCGACGTCGCACTCACCCTGCGACGATGGCGACGCGAATGGCCCGCGGACCGCCGTCCCGGGCCTGCCCGCAACGACCGGAACCAGGTTGCGACCCGGCCACGCCCCGAACCCGTCGGGGACGCGCTGGTGTGGCCGTCACGCTGGGAGATGACCACAGGTGGGCCCCGTGGCGGTGGCCCACTGATGCCGTCGCATGTCCGCGCCGTGCTGAGCAGGGCGGCCCGGCGGGCTGGAGTGCCCGAGGAACGCATGACCCGGTGGCACGGGGCGACACGCCACACCGCCGGGACCCAGGCGCTCGCCGGAGGTGCGAGCCCCAAGACCGTTCAGGACCTCCTGGGCCACACCACGTCCGCGATGCTCGATCGGTACACCCACGCACTCGAGGAGCACCGACGGGACGCGGCCAGGATCATCGGGGACAGGTGGGCCCGCCACGACCCACCCTCAGCCAGTGAGGTGCCGACGCCCAAACGCACCTGACGGTCTCGCCCACCGGCCCCGACGTCGGCCTTGCCGACCGTCTCGCCCCGACGAATGCGCCGCAGCCGGGGTGCGCCCAGACCGCAAGACGGCCTGGCACCCCTGAGGGGCTGGTCCTGTGCACCGCTCGGCGATCTCGAACGAAACTCGCCGCCGAGGATGTGCTCAGGAGCTACTCGAGGTCCCATGCCCACTTCTCGTGCGCGCGAGTGAAGCACTTCGATCAGAAGCAGGCCCTGAGGAATCGCGGCCGAGGAAATCGCAGGCGGAGAGCGCCGACGGTGGTTCGCGGGTCGAGGACGTCGAGTGCATCGTCCACGCGACCTGGAAGATCGCATCCCGCGAGCGGCCCTCAACGACACGCGAGTACATCGGAGTCCTGGACCTCAACGACCTCCGCCCCGGACGCGGCGAGTTCACCACCGAGGGCGAGTTCTGCAAGTACTGGCGGGCCCATAAGTTCAAGCTGTCAGCCGCGATGGAGAAGATCCTCAACCGGGCCAGCCAGCAGACGTGAACCGGTCTGCATCTGGCCTACCGGCGATGCGTCAGCTCACCGGTCCGCCCCAGCGCCGTCGCCGACTTCGGTGCCCCGAGATCGAGTCCCAAGTCCGGCACAGATCCCACCCTTGGGCGACGTCGGGGCCCGGTCTGCTGGCTGCGTCAGTCCCGGTGCGGTCGGGCGGTCATCCCCACTCGTGTCAGTGAAGCTCGCTATTGAAGTTGGCAACTAGGGCGATCGGGTCTCAACCCGCCCCGTCCGTACGAATCGAGAAGCGGCGCGGATGACTGCACGAATGACTGCATTCCAGTGACGTGCCTTGGCAGGGCCCGGCAGGCGTTGGCAATTGCAAGTAGGACAGTCGGGCAATACGTGGCCGAAGAAACGGACTCCTTGTGCGCCGTTCAGTGCCACAGAGTGCCACAGCATGGCCGAGGTTCACACTTCGTGCAGGAGGACTCCCCCGACGAGATCGGCGCGGCGCTGCGCGACTGGATGCTGTCCCGGCGCTGACCCACCGTGCTCGACCATCACTCTCCGTCAACAGCCCGGGACCGGAGGTGAAAGAGTGATGCAGTCCGCGATGCGTTTCGTAGCGTGCGGCCATGACGTTGTCGCGGTACGAGGGCTGGAGGGTCGTCTCGATCCTGTCGGTCGTTGCGGTCGTCCTCTCTGCGGTCGCCCCGGGGGCCGCGTCGGCCGAGCAGGCCCGTCCGGACGGCACGCACCTGCGCGGCACAGGGGCGGCGAGGGCCGCGTTCGTCGAGGCCGGGCGAGTGGTCCGGATCGCCGGTCCCACTCCGATGGTTGCCGCCGCCCTGCCCGACCCGCGGCTGGTCGTCGACGCCACCGGACCCGGCGACCCGTATCGGGTGCACCAGTGGGGCCTCGACGCGGTCGGGGAGGGCACCCTCCTCGGCGGTGAACGCGGGACGGGGACAACGGTGGCGGTGGTCGACTCCGGCGTGGACGCCGGCCATCCCGCGCTGGCACACGTCGTCGTCGACGGCTGGTCGGTGTTCGGGGACGACTGGGACACCGACACGCTTGGACACGGCACCGGCGTGGCCGGGATCATCGCCGCTCGCGCCGATGACGGTCATGGGATGGCCGGCCTGGCCGACGGCGTGGACCTCGTGTCGGTCAAGGTCGTGGACGACGAGGGTGGCGCGTGGGCCAGCGACGTGGCCGAGGGCATCCTGTGGGCGGTCGACCGAGGCGTCGACATCATCAACGTCTCGTTGACCACCGACGTCGACGCGCCCGTCCTTCGCAGCGCGGTTCGCACCGCAGTGGAGGAGGGGGTCCTCGTTGTGGCGTCGGCCGGCAACCACGGGGCCGACGGCAACCCGACGATGTACCCGGCGGCGACCACCGGCGTGGTCGGGGTGGCGGCCCTGGACGACACGTGGTCGCCGCCTGGCTTCGCGAGCCACGGCGACTGGGTCGACCTGGCCGCACCCGGGGTACGGGTGTTCACCACCGCACCCGGTGGACGGCACGTCGTCGTGAACGGGGCGTCCTTCGCCGCACCCTTCGTGGTCGGGGCGCTGGCGCAGCTGCTGTCCGTGGCACCGGACACGACGGAAGGGACGATCTCCCCGGCGTCCGCGGTCGAGCGGCTGCAGGATGCCGCGGTCGACCTCGGCCCACCCGGCTGGGATCCCCGCACGGGCGCTGGTGCGCTCGACCTGGCCGCGGCCCTCGTCGGGCTCGGCGCACGACGTGTCCCGGCGGTGGACCGATCCGACCGGGCCTCGGCGCTGTCCCGCGCTGCCGTGGGGGAGGGCCGGGCACGGGCTGCGGTGCTGGTCAGCGATGCCGGATGGGCAGACGCGCTGGCCGCCACGAGCCTCGCGGGCCCCGACGTGCCGCTCCTCCTGGCCGGGGCCGACGGGCTGCCCTCGGCAACCCTGGGGGAGCTGTCCAGGGTGCTGCCCGAGGGATCATCGGTGATGCTGGTCGGGGGTGCGGCTGCCCTGCCAGCGATCGTGGAGGACCAGCTCGCGGGCCACGGATGGACGCCGGTGCGGCTTGCTGGTGCATCGCGAGTCGAGACCGCCCTGGCCGTCGCCGACAGCGCCTCCCTCGCCAGCGCCGACACCGTCCTGCTGGCCTCCGCCGACAGCTGGGTCGACGCGGTCGCCGGTGGCATCGTGGCTGCCCGCCTGCACGTTCCGCTGCTGCTGACGCCGGGCGATGCGCTCCACCCGGCGGTGGCGTCGCACCTCGCCACTCGTCAACCGCGCCGGGTCGTGCTGCTCGGGGGGACGGCAGCGCTGTCGGCGGAGGTGGAGGCGCAGGTCGCCGCGGCCGCCGGCGTTGCCCCTTCGCGAACCGCAGGGTCCGACCGACGGGCGACGGCCGAGGCGATCCGCGACCAGCTGCTGTCCGATGTCGCCGGCGTCACGGTGATCGATGGGTGGGGCGACACGGGCTGGGTGTCCGGCCTGGCCTCGGCCCCGCTGGGACTGCCGATCGTCCTGGCCCCCGGCCCGGCGAGCACCGCGGACACGGCACGGGTGACACCACAACGGGTGGTCGACGCCGTCGGCTGACGACATCGACCACCCGTGGTGTCCGGTGGAGGGGCGGGTCCGACCCGCGGTCAGTCGGCGATCGCCTCCACGATCTGCCGCTCGACGGTGCGGGAGACGGCGGCTTCGCCACCGACGATGACCACGCGGTCGATCGACTCGGCGTTGGCGCGGAGGTAGGTCCCCGACGCGGGGCTCGCCTCGAGGTCCGCACCGTGCACCAGCATCAGCGCGCCGCCGTCGTTCCAGGCCGCCACGCCGGCTGCCAGCGCGTCGGGGAAGTCCAGCCCGGAGGCGACCCAGGTGCGCTCGAGGTCAGCGCCGAGGTCGACGGCCTCCTCGAGGAAGGCCACCGACGTGCTGTAGCGGTCGGCGCCGGAGATCCGGCGGGTCGTGTACCCGTCGGCCAGCAGCTCGGCGTCGACGGCCGGGGACAGGGCGGACACCCCACCGGCCAGCGTCAGGGCGTCGGGATCGCCCGACAGGAGCGAGGCCAGCGCGTCCATGGAGACGTCGGGGATGTCGTCGCGGGTGGACAGCAGGATCGGGGACCGTCCCCAGGTGGCCAGGTTGGCTGCCGACATGGCGTCGGGGAACTGGTCGTGGCGGGCGAAGGTCACGGTGTCCACCGGCCCACCGAGTCCGACGACCTCCTCGGCGATCGCGACGGCGGTGTCGAAGCGGCTGGGCCCCTCGATCCGCCGCACGGCGTAGCCCTCGGCGCGCAGACCCTCCTCGACCTCCGTGGAGAGGGCCGCCGTGCCGCCGACCATGTAGACGGTCTCCACGCCCAGGCGGGTCAGCTCGTCGGCGACCCGGCTGTCGAGGGTGTCGGGCGTGGTCAGCAGGATCGGACCGTCGACCTCGGCGGCCAGCGACGACGCGGTCAGGGCATCGGCGAACACGTCGCTGCGCGCCAGGACCGCAGCGGTGGCGCTGTCCAGCCCGGAGGAGGACACCTCCACGGACGTCTCGACGCGGTCAGTGCCGTCCACGCGGTTGGCGGCATC
The DNA window shown above is from Euzebya rosea and carries:
- a CDS encoding tyrosine-type recombinase/integrase yields the protein MANAPGGINKRSDGRWSVTWYDSRGRRRVTTRPTRTEAYSTWRQRQYDVARKVERHTDPTVRELVDDWLADLERRRAPAANARANYAGRCALIPDSLARMRVSEVHPRDVQGALDEVLARPTRFGKPRSRQTVQQLRGHLNAAWTYARAMRITVDDPVRDTYVPPPGDDTDSERQTVDPLELDDAKAIIDALDGHRLQTMVMVGMTVGPRLGELVGARWCQLDLLDELSDDELSELDIDRADRVPTMTIDTQITRDQNGRIHRKLPKGRKTRVVALPIDVALTLRRWRREWPADRRPGPARNDRNQVATRPRPEPVGDALVWPSRWEMTTGGPRGGGPLMPSHVRAVLSRAARRAGVPEERMTRWHGATRHTAGTQALAGGASPKTVQDLLGHTTSAMLDRYTHALEEHRRDAARIIGDRWARHDPPSASEVPTPKRT
- a CDS encoding cell wall-binding repeat-containing protein; the protein is DHGTDPLDPDTDDDGLTDGEEVNDHGTDPLDPDTDDGGTTDGVEVMDGTEPVNTPEDDAANRVDGTDRVETSVEVSSSGLDSATAAVLARSDVFADALTASSLAAEVDGPILLTTPDTLDSRVADELTRLGVETVYMVGGTAALSTEVEEGLRAEGYAVRRIEGPSRFDTAVAIAEEVVGLGGPVDTVTFARHDQFPDAMSAANLATWGRSPILLSTRDDIPDVSMDALASLLSGDPDALTLAGGVSALSPAVDAELLADGYTTRRISGADRYSTSVAFLEEAVDLGADLERTWVASGLDFPDALAAGVAAWNDGGALMLVHGADLEASPASGTYLRANAESIDRVVIVGGEAAVSRTVERQIVEAIAD
- a CDS encoding S8 family serine peptidase, whose amino-acid sequence is MTLSRYEGWRVVSILSVVAVVLSAVAPGAASAEQARPDGTHLRGTGAARAAFVEAGRVVRIAGPTPMVAAALPDPRLVVDATGPGDPYRVHQWGLDAVGEGTLLGGERGTGTTVAVVDSGVDAGHPALAHVVVDGWSVFGDDWDTDTLGHGTGVAGIIAARADDGHGMAGLADGVDLVSVKVVDDEGGAWASDVAEGILWAVDRGVDIINVSLTTDVDAPVLRSAVRTAVEEGVLVVASAGNHGADGNPTMYPAATTGVVGVAALDDTWSPPGFASHGDWVDLAAPGVRVFTTAPGGRHVVVNGASFAAPFVVGALAQLLSVAPDTTEGTISPASAVERLQDAAVDLGPPGWDPRTGAGALDLAAALVGLGARRVPAVDRSDRASALSRAAVGEGRARAAVLVSDAGWADALAATSLAGPDVPLLLAGADGLPSATLGELSRVLPEGSSVMLVGGAAALPAIVEDQLAGHGWTPVRLAGASRVETALAVADSASLASADTVLLASADSWVDAVAGGIVAARLHVPLLLTPGDALHPAVASHLATRQPRRVVLLGGTAALSAEVEAQVAAAAGVAPSRTAGSDRRATAEAIRDQLLSDVAGVTVIDGWGDTGWVSGLASAPLGLPIVLAPGPASTADTARVTPQRVVDAVG
- a CDS encoding CaiB/BaiF CoA transferase family protein — translated: MDRTDDDRSKEAGPSTVRSGPVPPLAGLRAIDLSQVLAGPYATWALAQLGAEVIKVEPPGGDASMQVGPFVRGTSLYHRTVNAGKVILTEDLSTQSGRKHLDDLLSTADILIHNLRADSAERLGVAPRQLSVRHPRLVMVTIAGFADGTPEGGRPAYDLVIQALSGIMSLTGNPDQPPFRAGVPVSDLAAGLWAAIGALAGLRHRDISGDGGHLEVPMLDASLSLLSYIGTDAATTGNTPVRIGNQHPAVVPYGSYEAADGHVVIAVYSDRFWPSLCHALELRALKEDSALNRMAGRVARREEVNAAIQGAIAGRTRAAVLAVLEAHDVPCAPVLEVDEALATPYVRGRAVVRDVEENSVAYRTIAAPIKGIKRSDG
- a CDS encoding transglutaminase-like domain-containing protein; translation: MPTTTADVAPTALIDSDHPDILAFVRDTCAGTTGIHERVNTLFSAIRDEIRYNPYVVDLSLDGMRASSVLRSPRNWCVPKATLFVACCRALGIPARPGYADVRNHLSSPRLTELMGTHIFVWHGYTEVLVDDVRCKASPAFDSLLCERFGVPPLEFDGREDALLHAFDGSGRRHMEYINDHGTYQEVPIARITRALSQAYPSMAGILRAPDAAHAVDEEKARSTDPVWDHTGLGRGADGDAR
- a CDS encoding TetR/AcrR family transcriptional regulator, translated to MGESDLREVILEAAGSKLRSAGLRGVNVSRVAAQAGVSRPTVYRHVGGSAEIVRGLIAREVARYFDAVSPVMDRPEPIVERFVEALRFTVAFARENSVLQSLLTEESDTVLPLLTLEARPILEQAVELLTPYLFAARQSGEIHVDDLPAAAEWAARMTLSLVLTPPLTEGVDSEARLRGFVTELLRRAYPAKAARPTPADSQP
- a CDS encoding helix-turn-helix domain-containing protein → MASAPNESATSVPVKGDDPRLDDWQRLGWASREAFAAALVQADAEELATNNRRRQLLRDARHKRGLSLVKAGDLADVSSTTWSRYEQGHTRAYGSTLDRMRRAVGIPKHVWDDLEYDVARYTIEIDGEELLLLDQEHDRVWEEQRQLIVRALAGHATSATDAHGDLMFRGSPDRRRVLDVLDNATTAQVSLIAGLAEEVIRHG